The DNA sequence ACCATATGATGGGTTACAGGAATCACCCCAACGCCCATGTGGGTATTGATCCCATCCTATGGTTCGTGATATGTAGCTTTTTGGACGATTTGCCCTATAATAGTTGTACAAGGAAAGTAAGAAATCCTTCATACAGATTCACTCATATTATGGAACACGACAATTGCAAAGGTAACATACCAAAAGATTGGACGGACATCTTCTTTAACACGGAAAACATTGGTGGGACGTCTCCATGGTAAGGATCTAGAAATCTTGGACTCTTCAATTAAGCCAAGGTTCTGCcagaaaaaacattaatatcaaCTTTCAATCAACTTAAGTCttccaaaaataacaaatgtacACATCACAGGCCATACGAGCCAACCATTAGTATTGCTAATGCTGATTTCTCCATATTTAGTGTATAAAGATGCAACGTCTTAATTCCATGAGATAAAATCTTTTTGCACATTTCAGTTCCCAAGTGAACTCCATAAGACTTGACAGCTTCTTCATTGTCCTTGATAGGCTCTAAAGCAGACATAATGTCAGCTGGTATCTAGATTATGtcattgaaaataaaacaatgtaTTAGAGTCCATGGCACCTAAGTAATATAACAAATTGGTAAAAAGTGACAAGTACACGAATACTAAGTAACAAAGACATATTATGTGAAAACATTTTATCTAACATTCATCCCTAGTATTAGTTAAATATGTTCACTCGTCCAACACAACAATCTAGTACGGGATCAATCATTACTGCCAATGTATATTcaggtttattttttattaatattctgAAAGCACGACTGATATTTTCTTCCAGTATACTATACATGTATAAAGAGAGATCAATATTTAACATTCAAGTgcctttttattctttctttagACCCCATCCAGCAACGTTCTTGAGATTTTTAAACATTTCCCATACTTAATACTTGGTCTACACACAAAAAATCTTACCTTTGTTTTACAAAACCCAGTCATGCGGAGAAAGCCCTTGTAATTATTAATGGGCATAATGCCAGGTACGATAGGACAAGTTATTCCAATTTGGCGACAGTCATTCACAAATTTAAGGAATGTATCCGTATCATAAAATAACTGGGTGACAATGACATCTGCTCCTGCATCGACctgtaaaaaaaacatgaactCAGATTAGGAGGCCCAAAAAAGAGGCAGACAGATCAACAAAAAATACCTAGCAAAAGAATCCTTCACCACTGCCTATCCCTCACTTgctacttttcattttcatttagaAGAAGAATAGCCAAGTTTATCCAAGAATGCAGCATTTCTcttaggtattttttttttctttttgcccTTCTTGTTTAAGAAAGAGTCATAGATTAAAGAACTCCTTAAATTATGTTCTAGactgataaaaaagaaaaaaaaaattaacacataaaATGGGTAGATTCTATTTCAACGACTAGACCTTGCTCTTCAGGTATTCAAGATCTTTTAGATAACCTTCTGCTGTAGCCAACCCATCACTTCCTATAACATCCGGATGTGCCTCTGAAGAGAAAGACTATAGATTTTAAGAGAAAATGATGGCAGGAAAAGGACCAGAAAAGCGCTTAACAGAATGAGATaatgaagttgaaaataatgaaaagtgtGTAACCTGGATAACCGGCGACAGTAATGCCAAAGTAGTCACCATATTTAGCTCTGATATGTTTCACCTACAAAAACATTAGCATCCACAAAATCAGCACTCAAGACCAGACAAACTGAACTAGCAGGATCAACAGCTAGTATCAAATTTAATGAAACTAAGCCCACAGCTTTATCATCACTAAGAATGCAGTATAATATTCCAGAACTCATTAACGATGGATTTAAAAAGTTTCATTCTTTGTATTTTCAGCCAGTGCAGAGTATCCAGGTGCTATGCCGATAACAAATTTCCATCAAGGAACATGACTGACCCACCTTTAGTGGGGTCTCCCCTCCCAAACACATGTTTTTCCATCCACAAGACTTTAATCCAAATCTAGTTCAAAAGAAGCAAGCCAATTCCACTCCAACAAACAACTTGTTGGTCCAGCAGATCTCATATAGAATAACAAATGAGACACTGACAGGTTATAAGAGAGGAGTCGGTCTGTGCAAAATCGaaatctttttcttaaaaaaaaggGTTTCTACGAAAATAGCTATAAACCATCAAAGTCCTGCCAAATGGAGTCCAGAATTGGTAAAAGAGAGCCTGAGTGAGGGTGATATGGTTCTGTAACTATCCGAGCTGAGATTGGCAAAAATAGaatgaattatataaatatgagGAAATTGGAGGCGAAAGAAATTGGTACCAGGTCGCGTGCACAGGCAAAGCCGCCTTCAACCTGCACAAATTTGTCCTGGCCATGTGGGGGGTCACCTCGAAGAGCAAGCACATTCTGGAGGCCATTGGACTTGATGGTCTGGAGAGCATGGTCTATCTTCTCAACAGGCATGTTAGTGCAGGTGAGGTGCATCATGGTCTCCACACAGACAATGTTCTGCATCCTGTTGGCAATTTCCAATGTTAGATCAGCAGTGGTTCCACCCGCACCCCAGGTGATATCACAAAACGAGGGATTGTGAGCCACCATGCGGTCCATCCTCTCAAACAAATTGTCCACACCATCCTCAGTCTTGGGCGGGAAGAACTCAAACGAGAACACCACCCTGTTTGGATCAGCTGCGGCCGCGCGTATTTTCTCTATGATCTTCATTTTCTACCTTTTTTATAGCTAAGACCAGGCCAAACAAAGCAGTAAGTAGATCAGATCAGCTAGATCCAACAACAGTCgatcggaaaaaaaaaataagagattgATTATTCATACAACAACATTTTACAGCTCCATCTCTCGCCGTCACATCATTTCACATTTAGTTGTAAAATTCGGGTGTGTAATTGTAAAGAAATGAATAGATACGAGTCATGGAAAGCAAAATCCTGAGCCGAATTATgaacattttataataatagcaTCAAGAAGGAAAGGGAAGGAAAAGTTGAAAGGAACGAGAGCAATAGTCGTACCTTGTGGTGTGAGGTGAGGAAGGGAGAGATAGAGCAAGCGCGCAATGTGAGGAGTGGAAGTGTGGTTATAGTTATATATAGACGAACCGACACATAAACAAGGGTAGATCTGCTGCGAGAGACGTAGTTGGTGGCAACTGGCTACCGGGTACCGGGCCTTGTTCAAATTTTCTTCACATTTATGGGTGAGTGGGGACAACAAGTAATgctattatgttttttttcacatttcttCACAAAAACTTGGAGATATTCTTTTTCAACCTTTTATTCAAAATGGGTTCAGCTGCCACTGTCATTtcgaataaataaataatatatataatgtattgcTGGGACAATTTTTCGATATATGATACATGTGAGCATTTATAAGATGTTgtctcttttaaaaataaactataataaaataaattcaaaattgaaagttcactaaataattattgtactcatattaaataaataaatatatatatatatatatatatatatatatgtcataaaaaagttttaacgacatttctaaacaaaatttaCCATTCACATATATACTAACAGTGTATAAAACAGATTactaattatattaaaagaaatcattAAAGAAGGAAAGACGTGCAAAAGTAATAGATTTACAAGCAACAAAATagttataatttgatttgtttaagaataataattaaaatttattttgaagagtaaaataataaattaaaatatactgtgaatttttttttcttccctaTG is a window from the Vigna unguiculata cultivar IT97K-499-35 chromosome 7, ASM411807v1, whole genome shotgun sequence genome containing:
- the LOC114190888 gene encoding methylenetetrahydrofolate reductase 2-like yields the protein MKIIEKIRAAAADPNRVVFSFEFFPPKTEDGVDNLFERMDRMVAHNPSFCDITWGAGGTTADLTLEIANRMQNIVCVETMMHLTCTNMPVEKIDHALQTIKSNGLQNVLALRGDPPHGQDKFVQVEGGFACARDLVKHIRAKYGDYFGITVAGYPEAHPDVIGSDGLATAEGYLKDLEYLKSKVDAGADVIVTQLFYDTDTFLKFVNDCRQIGITCPIVPGIMPINNYKGFLRMTGFCKTKIPADIMSALEPIKDNEEAVKSYGVHLGTEMCKKILSHGIKTLHLYTLNMEKSALAILMNLGLIEESKISRSLPWRRPTNVFRVKEDVRPIFWANRPKSYISRTIGWDQYPHGRWGDSCNPSYGALTDYQFMRPRARDKKLIEEWVVPLKSVEDIYERFRMYCIGKLRTNPWSELDGLQPETKIINEQLERINAKGFLTINSQPAVNGEKSDSPTVGWGGPGGYVYQKAYVEFFCSKEKLDTLVDKCKDRTFLTYMAVNKEGCWKSNVGQTDVNAVTWGVFPAKEIKQPTIVDPVSFNVWKDEAFEIWSRGWASLYPEGDASRKFVEEVGGSYFLVSLVDNDYINGDLFAAFADF